A DNA window from Aminipila luticellarii contains the following coding sequences:
- the holA gene encoding DNA polymerase III subunit delta: MAYPYKQTEKEHAFQTIAKDLKSDQVGPVAALFGREQYLVHWSCEQIVDQYINPACKELDLSVLEDEKITLDDIKEACETFTMMSEKRVVIVRDFALLEGSKMKGFTEGGENDLAEYVKHLPEGCLLIFTANGADKRKKLFKAIHERGQIYDFTALSERALKSFVEKRFRSAGKTIKPSIVSQFVQNSGYFHKEADYTLYNLENDIRKIIAYSEGSEILLSDVAATVSGNLETSVFAMLDAISIGRKDEAYLLLHSLLGAGENLYMILSLIASQFETILEVKEMLEEGKNQKQMQGILKIHEFRIKKAMSFAGKYSVGRLKKILTKVYEIDRNIKTGILEQNLALELFIAQI, translated from the coding sequence ATGGCATATCCATATAAACAGACAGAAAAAGAACATGCATTTCAAACCATAGCGAAAGATTTAAAGTCGGACCAAGTGGGGCCTGTGGCCGCACTTTTTGGCAGGGAACAATATCTGGTACACTGGTCTTGTGAACAGATCGTTGATCAATATATTAATCCCGCCTGTAAGGAATTGGATCTGTCCGTTCTGGAGGATGAAAAAATCACGTTAGACGATATTAAAGAGGCCTGTGAGACCTTTACCATGATGTCGGAGAAAAGAGTCGTCATCGTGAGAGATTTTGCCTTGCTGGAAGGCTCTAAAATGAAAGGGTTCACGGAAGGAGGGGAAAATGACCTGGCCGAGTATGTAAAGCATCTGCCGGAAGGCTGTTTATTGATTTTTACGGCGAACGGTGCCGATAAGAGAAAGAAGCTTTTTAAGGCAATCCATGAACGGGGGCAGATCTATGATTTTACAGCGCTGAGTGAGCGGGCATTAAAATCCTTTGTAGAAAAACGATTTAGATCGGCGGGTAAAACAATAAAGCCTTCTATTGTAAGCCAATTCGTACAAAACAGCGGATATTTTCATAAAGAGGCGGATTATACCCTATACAATCTGGAGAACGATATTCGCAAAATCATTGCTTATAGTGAGGGATCGGAGATTTTACTGTCGGATGTGGCGGCGACCGTTTCAGGAAACCTTGAAACCAGTGTATTTGCTATGCTCGATGCGATCAGCATCGGAAGAAAGGATGAAGCGTATCTTCTGCTTCACTCTCTATTGGGTGCAGGAGAAAATCTGTATATGATCCTTTCTTTGATTGCCTCTCAGTTCGAGACGATTTTGGAGGTAAAGGAGATGCTGGAGGAAGGAAAGAACCAGAAGCAGATGCAGGGCATACTCAAAATTCATGAGTTCAGAATAAAAAAAGCCATGTCTTTTGCCGGAAAATATTCAGTAGGCCGCCTGAAAAAAATATTGACTAAGGTCTATGAGATCGATCGAAATATAAAGACGGGCATACTGGAACAAAATTTGGCTCTCGAACTTTTTATAGCACAGATTTAG